The following are encoded in a window of Pseudomonas graminis genomic DNA:
- the chrA gene encoding chromate efflux transporter, which translates to MVPASRKKVVAADSAWRVFLVFLRLGLTSFGGPIAHLAYFREEFVARRQWLSERSYADLVALCQFLPGPASSQVGIGLGLSRAGFSGAVAAWAGFTLPSAIILVLFAKGLSTWGSAFPHGLLHGLKIVAVAVVAQAVWGMARQLCTDVLRVTIAAFSACAALLWPNAMGQISVIVCTAGVGLVCFKTDQRQPVESLPISISRKVGVISLLVFFSLLAGLPLLMQVLPSQTLARVQDFYRAGSLVFGGGHVVLPLLQTATVPNGWVANDTFLAGYGVAQAVPGPLFTFAAFLGASMSVPPSGWVGASVCLAAIFAPSFLLVIGVLPFWEQLQQGIRTQAALAGINAGVVGLLLAALYNPVWTSAISKPQDVGLALIALVALMFWKVPPWLVVLGIGLIGWLLSPVW; encoded by the coding sequence GTGGTACCAGCAAGCAGGAAAAAGGTGGTCGCGGCTGACTCCGCATGGCGGGTGTTCCTTGTATTTTTGCGCTTGGGACTGACGTCTTTCGGAGGCCCGATTGCGCACTTGGCGTACTTTCGCGAGGAGTTCGTTGCGCGACGCCAATGGCTGAGCGAGCGCAGCTATGCCGACTTGGTCGCTCTGTGCCAATTCCTGCCGGGGCCTGCGAGTAGCCAGGTCGGGATAGGATTGGGACTGTCGCGTGCCGGATTTTCCGGAGCCGTCGCAGCATGGGCAGGTTTCACCTTGCCATCGGCGATAATCCTGGTTCTGTTCGCAAAGGGTCTATCCACGTGGGGAAGCGCTTTCCCACACGGCCTGTTGCATGGCCTTAAAATTGTCGCGGTCGCTGTCGTCGCTCAGGCTGTCTGGGGTATGGCCCGCCAGCTTTGTACCGATGTGCTTCGCGTGACAATCGCCGCATTCTCTGCCTGCGCTGCACTGCTGTGGCCCAATGCAATGGGCCAGATTAGTGTAATCGTCTGCACCGCCGGGGTAGGTCTGGTGTGTTTTAAAACCGATCAACGACAGCCAGTGGAATCTTTGCCGATTTCCATCAGCCGGAAAGTAGGTGTGATCTCGTTACTGGTGTTTTTCAGCTTGTTGGCTGGCCTTCCGTTATTGATGCAGGTTCTGCCCTCTCAAACCCTGGCCCGGGTGCAGGACTTCTACCGGGCCGGCTCATTAGTCTTCGGAGGGGGGCATGTGGTGCTGCCGTTACTTCAAACGGCAACGGTACCCAACGGCTGGGTAGCCAACGATACCTTCCTCGCCGGGTATGGCGTAGCTCAGGCCGTACCCGGCCCACTCTTCACGTTCGCCGCCTTTCTCGGTGCGTCCATGAGCGTCCCGCCGTCGGGTTGGGTCGGCGCATCGGTTTGCCTTGCCGCCATCTTTGCACCTTCATTTCTTCTCGTGATCGGGGTGTTGCCATTCTGGGAGCAGCTGCAGCAAGGCATTCGTACCCAGGCGGCACTTGCAGGCATCAACGCGGGGGTGGTCGGGCTTCTCTTGGCGGCTTTGTACAACCCGGTCTGGACGAGCGCCATCTCAAAACCCCAAGACGTCGGGCTGGCCCTGATCGCCCTTGTTGCCTTAATGTTCTGGAAGGTCCCTCCGTGGTTGGTTGTCTTGGGGATCGGCCTGATCGGATGGTTGCTAAGTCCGGTGTGGTGA
- a CDS encoding histone-like nucleoid-structuring protein, MvaT/MvaU family, with amino-acid sequence MSRLAEYRAAEKALQEQLAQLEYLKNDDGLKKEIEFEQQLQALMSKYDKTLRDIIAILDPHTGASTSAPAAPKRRRPRVVKVYQNPHTGEVIETKGGNHRGLKNWKIQYGAETVDSWLRGR; translated from the coding sequence TTGTCCAGACTTGCCGAATATCGCGCAGCAGAAAAAGCCCTTCAGGAGCAACTGGCCCAGCTGGAGTACCTGAAGAACGACGACGGATTGAAGAAGGAAATCGAGTTCGAGCAGCAGTTGCAGGCCCTGATGAGCAAGTACGACAAGACCTTGCGCGACATCATTGCCATCCTCGACCCCCACACCGGCGCCTCCACCTCCGCGCCAGCAGCTCCGAAACGCCGCCGTCCGCGGGTCGTCAAGGTCTATCAAAATCCGCACACCGGCGAAGTGATCGAAACCAAAGGCGGCAATCATCGCGGGTTGAAAAACTGGAAAATACAATACGGTGCCGAAACCGTTGATTCGTGGTTGCGCGGCCGCTAG
- a CDS encoding haloacid dehalogenase type II, with protein sequence MAVRKSAPIIVFDVNETLLDISTLEPLFERVFGDRASLREWFANLILYSQTMTLCGRYTPFGELAVSTLRMVASLHQVALDASDIDELQARMSTMPAHPDVLPALKCLRNAGLRLVTLSNSASGASPSPLERAGLATFFERSFSVEAVKKFKPAPETYQMVSQALNVELADLLLVACHYWDTAGAQAAGCLGALLTRPYNAPLLIDEMPAPDLMASELGALTEQIIQRWGGPA encoded by the coding sequence ATGGCAGTGCGAAAATCAGCGCCGATCATCGTGTTTGACGTGAACGAGACCTTGCTCGACATCAGCACCCTTGAGCCGCTGTTTGAGCGTGTGTTCGGTGACAGAGCCAGTTTGCGCGAGTGGTTCGCCAACCTGATCCTGTATTCGCAAACGATGACCCTGTGCGGCCGATACACCCCATTTGGCGAACTGGCCGTAAGCACGTTGCGTATGGTCGCGTCTCTCCATCAGGTCGCACTCGACGCCAGCGATATCGATGAATTGCAGGCACGGATGAGCACCATGCCAGCGCACCCCGATGTCCTGCCGGCACTCAAGTGCTTGCGTAACGCCGGCTTACGGCTGGTGACACTCAGTAACTCGGCCAGCGGTGCATCCCCATCGCCCCTTGAGCGCGCCGGGTTGGCGACGTTCTTTGAGCGTAGTTTCAGCGTTGAGGCCGTTAAAAAATTCAAACCTGCTCCGGAAACCTATCAGATGGTTTCCCAGGCGTTGAATGTCGAACTGGCGGACTTGCTTCTGGTGGCTTGTCATTATTGGGACACGGCGGGTGCCCAGGCTGCGGGGTGCCTTGGCGCCCTTCTGACCCGTCCGTACAACGCACCGCTCCTGATAGACGAAATGCCAGCGCCCGACCTGATGGCCTCCGAGCTAGGCGCCCTGACCGAGCAGATCATTCAACGCTGGGGCGGACCGGCATAG
- a CDS encoding DUF4946 domain-containing protein, with product MIPGVASSADAMIIWPEGWEVEALPQPPPSEGQLTVQIRQRAVKNDQNGDPAMVVELTQTQLQPGHSVNVQSVLLEMRKAVQVNFARGGFQSVCTRMKDSTLSDIPAMETTCTITQNGNHVMTQTLVAAASPQLAWSLSYAGSAQGYAAHKDEVLRIRDSLRLGSEQ from the coding sequence ATGATTCCGGGCGTCGCGTCTTCGGCGGACGCCATGATTATCTGGCCCGAAGGCTGGGAAGTGGAAGCGCTGCCCCAGCCACCGCCGAGCGAAGGTCAGCTCACCGTGCAAATACGACAGCGTGCGGTTAAAAACGATCAGAACGGCGATCCGGCCATGGTGGTGGAGCTGACTCAGACGCAGCTGCAGCCCGGTCACTCGGTCAATGTGCAGAGCGTGCTGCTGGAGATGCGCAAGGCGGTGCAGGTCAATTTTGCCCGCGGCGGTTTTCAGAGCGTCTGCACGCGAATGAAAGACAGCACGCTGAGCGACATCCCGGCGATGGAGACCACGTGCACGATCACCCAGAACGGCAACCACGTCATGACACAGACACTGGTAGCAGCGGCCAGTCCGCAATTGGCGTGGTCGTTGTCGTATGCCGGCTCGGCACAGGGCTATGCGGCCCATAAAGACGAAGTGCTGCGAATCAGGGACAGCCTGCGCCTCGGATCGGAGCAGTAG
- the gloA gene encoding lactoylglutathione lyase, with the protein MSLHDLNTFPGVTATPDASTAKFVFNHTMLRVKDITASLDFYTRVLGFSLVEKRDFPEAEFSLYFLALVDKAQIPQDDAARNVWMKGIPGVLELTHNHGTEKDPAFSYHNGNTDPRGFGHICISVPDVKAACARFEELGVDFQKRLTDGRMKSLAFIKDPDGYWVEIIQPSPVSGE; encoded by the coding sequence ATGAGTCTGCACGACCTGAACACCTTCCCCGGCGTCACGGCCACCCCGGACGCATCGACTGCAAAATTCGTCTTCAACCACACGATGTTGCGGGTCAAGGACATCACTGCTTCCCTGGATTTCTACACACGCGTGCTGGGTTTCAGCCTGGTGGAAAAACGCGACTTCCCGGAAGCCGAATTCAGCCTTTACTTCCTGGCGCTGGTGGACAAGGCGCAGATTCCACAGGACGACGCCGCGCGCAACGTCTGGATGAAAGGTATCCCCGGCGTGCTCGAACTGACCCACAACCACGGCACCGAGAAGGACCCTGCGTTTTCCTACCACAACGGCAACACCGACCCGCGTGGCTTCGGCCATATCTGCATTTCGGTGCCCGACGTGAAGGCTGCCTGCGCGCGCTTTGAAGAATTGGGCGTGGACTTCCAGAAACGCCTGACTGACGGCCGGATGAAAAGCCTGGCCTTCATCAAGGATCCGGATGGCTACTGGGTCGAAATCATCCAGCCATCGCCGGTATCGGGCGAGTAA